The following proteins are encoded in a genomic region of Pan troglodytes isolate AG18354 chromosome 2, NHGRI_mPanTro3-v2.0_pri, whole genome shotgun sequence:
- the SPATA12 gene encoding spermatogenesis-associated protein 12: protein MSSSALTCGSTLEKSGDTWEMKALDSSRLVPWPPRGLGSSTQHPNKPHCALASCQGPGVLPGAASALPELIFQGDVRQSETCQRYLQTAISLDIAVSQINLLGRPSSPPALLIQQGSCEQVIHNSTPQFLGMEDGDNERTTGWLWRLYEDMDAEPSSTGCSRSNQLTFIEGCFVRSLSTVYSNTHIHTHL, encoded by the coding sequence ATGTCCAGTTCTGCTCTGACTTGTGGGTCCACCTTAGAAAAGTCAGGAGACACCTGGGAAATGAAGGCACTAGACTCTTCCAGACTCGTTCCATGGCCACCCAGAGGCCTTGGGTCATCCACCCAACATCCCAACAAACCCCACTGTGCACTGGCATCATGCCAGGGTCCAGGTGTTCTGCCAGGAGCAGCCTCTGCCCTCCCAGAGCTGATATTTCAGGGGGATGTGCGCCAAAGTGAGACCTGTCAGAGATATTTACAAACAGCCATCTCTCTTGACATCGCTGTATCCCAAATAAATCTTCTGGGAAGACCCTCTTCACCTCCAGCTCTCCTGATACAGCAAGGCAGTTGTGAGCAAGTTATTCATAACTCTACACCTCAGTTTCTTGGTATGGAAGATGGGGATAATGAGAGGACCACAGGATGGTTGTGGAGACTGTATGAGGATATGGATGCCGAGCCCAGTAGCACAGGGTGCAGCCGTTCAAAccaactgacatttattgagggcTGCTTTGTCAGGTCCCTCTCTACAGTATactccaacacacacatacacacacatctgtaa